In Chanodichthys erythropterus isolate Z2021 chromosome 11, ASM2448905v1, whole genome shotgun sequence, a single window of DNA contains:
- the ankrd46b gene encoding ankyrin repeat domain-containing protein 46: protein MSYVFINDSSQTSVPLLQACIDGDLSFARRLLETGCDPNIRDHRGRTGLHLAAARGNVDICRFLHKFGADLLATDYQGNTALHLCGHVDTIQFLVSNGLKIDICNHNGSTPLVLAKRRGVNKDAIRLLEGLEEQEVKGFNRGAHSKLEAMQMAESESAMESHSLLNPNLQNSEGVLSSFRSTWQEFVEDLGFWRVLLLLVVIALLSLGIAYYVSGVLPFSASQLELVH, encoded by the exons ATGTCATATGTCTTCATCAATGACTCGTCGCAGACCAGTGTACCGTTACTGCAGGCTTGTATTGATGGGGACTTGAGTTTCGCTAGGCGTCTGCTGGAGACCGGCTGCGACCCCAACATCCGTGATCACAGGGGCCGCACGGGTCTGCATCTGGCAGCGGCACGAGGTAATGTGGACATCTGCCGCTTCCTACACAAGTTCGGCGCAGACCTGCTGGCCACCGACTATCAGGGCAACACTGCACTGCACCTGTGTGGACATGTGGATACGATTCAGTTCCTGGTGTCCAATGGTCTCAAAATTGATATTTG TAACCACAATGGGTCGACCCCACTGGTCCTGGCTAAGAGGAGAGGTGTAAATAAAGATGCCATTCGGCTGCTGGAAGGGTTGGAAGAGCAAGAGGTCAAGGGCTTCAACAGAGGAGCCCACTCCAAACTAGAAGCCATGCAGATGGCTGAGAGCGAGAG TGCGATGGAGAGCCATTCGCTGCTCAATCCGAACCTGCAGAACAGCGAGGGTGTTCTGTCCAGTTTTCGCTCCACCTGGCAGGAGTTTGTGGAGGACTTGGGCTTCTGGAGggtcctgctgctgctggtggtcATCGCCCTTCTTTCTCTCGGCATTGCTTACTATGTTAGTGGCGTACTGCCATTTTCTGCGAGTCAGCTGGAGTTGGTCCACTGA
- the paqr9 gene encoding membrane progesterone receptor epsilon has product MWSLPLVRHTDVPQRVTESFILSGYRFPNYSLRQCLASAFHPTNETGNFWTHFLPIFVFAFHFLEVFTWEGAPEPGSPFFYPFWNYFLGVLYLLLASSLAHLLNSMSLIIREICFFVDYGTISAYTVGSSLAYYYYIHPQAGIPEIGFEGQNTSQRKRLNADEETWNSASSPTLFQLFFESLYIPSTCLVAIICVLTCCNTRQRWRKYRYAVRTLVFLLPFFISSTPVFYRLLSPSANSTSASTPHLFCTMAAFFYRHCFWLVVSAIFNISKIPERFSPGNFDIWGHSHQWFHCCTFLSILDELQMIKVEMRALLLNPALVLSPVIPPRLSGPTFWSTYGIMVLLQGCIASIIALFGWQAYQIFAPEQKKLKGD; this is encoded by the coding sequence ATGTGGTCATTGCCATTAGTACGTCACACTGATGTTCCACAGAGAGTGACTGAGAGCTTCATTTTGTCTGGTTATCGCTTCCCGAACTACAGCCTACGGCAGTGTCTAGCCTCCGCTTTTCATCCCACCAATGAGACTGGAAACTTCTGGACACACTTCCTCCCCATTTTTGTGTTTGCCTTCCACTTTCTGGAGGTGTTCACGTGGGAAGGAGCACCAGAACCTGGCAGTCCTTTTTTCTACCCCTTCTGGAACTACTTCCTGGGGGTGTTGTACCTGCTGCTAGCCAGCAGTCTGGCTCATCTTCTCAACTCCATGTCACTCATCATTCGTGAAATCTGTTTCTTTGTGGACTATGGAACTATCAGTGCGTATACGGTGGGTTCCTCGCTGGCATATTACTACTACATCCATCCTCAAGCAGGAATCCCAGAGATTGGATTCGAAGGCCAGAACACTTCCCAAAGGAAGAGACTGAACGCTGATGAAGAGACTTGGAACTCTGCATCTTCTCCCACTCTGTTCCAGCTGTTCTTTGAAAGCCTCTACATCCCATCCACCTGTCTGGTTGCTATCATATGCGTCCTCACCTGCTGCAACACCAGACAACGCTGGCGGAAGTACCGCTATGCTGTCCGCACCCTCGTCTTCCTCCTTCCGTTTTTCATCTCCTCCACTCCTGTCTTCTACCGTCTCCTGAGTCCCTCCGCAAACTCCACGTCAGCCTCCACACCTCATCTGTTTTGTACTATGGCTGCCTTCTTCTACCGCCACTGCTTTTGGCTGGTGGTATCTGCCATCTTCAATATCAGCAAGATCCCAGAGCGTTTTTCTCCAGGGAACTTTGATATCTGGGGTCACAGCCATCAGTGGTTCCATTGCTGCACTTTCCTGTCAATTTTGGATGAGCTGCAGATGATCAAAGTGGAGATGCGAGCCCTGCTTCTCAACCCAGCGTTGGTACTATCACCTGTAATACCACCTAGGCTCTCTGGCCCAACATTCTGGTCCACCTATGGGATCATGGTGCTCCTGCAGGGGTGCATAGCGAGCATCATAGCCTTGTTTGGCTGGCAGGCATATCAGATCTTCGCACCAGAGCAAAAAAAGCTTAAGGGAGATTAG